Proteins from a genomic interval of Micromonospora sp. NBC_00389:
- a CDS encoding GNAT family N-acetyltransferase → MTVLTTERLILRDWTADPVDLARIYDIYSRPEITRWLGAAPGLPLTDPAQAADRLQIWRDRHAADHGRYGTWAIEVRDTGLVVGTVLLKPLPGRDEARRTDDIEVGWHLHPDSWGHGYATEAARAVTAREFVTGTPQIYAVVSPGNDPSMAVCRRLGMAHVGRRTDWYGGEELETFVLPAPTD, encoded by the coding sequence ATGACCGTTCTCACCACTGAACGCCTGATCCTGCGCGACTGGACCGCGGACCCGGTCGACCTGGCCCGCATCTACGACATCTACTCCCGCCCCGAGATCACGCGATGGCTGGGTGCGGCACCCGGGCTGCCGCTGACCGACCCGGCGCAGGCCGCCGACCGGCTGCAGATCTGGCGGGACCGCCACGCCGCCGACCATGGCCGGTACGGCACCTGGGCGATCGAGGTGCGCGATACCGGTCTGGTGGTCGGCACGGTGCTGCTCAAGCCGCTGCCGGGGCGGGACGAGGCGCGGCGTACCGATGACATCGAGGTGGGCTGGCACCTGCACCCGGATTCGTGGGGTCACGGCTACGCCACCGAGGCGGCCCGCGCGGTGACGGCGCGGGAGTTCGTCACCGGCACCCCGCAGATCTACGCGGTCGTCTCGCCGGGCAACGATCCGTCGATGGCGGTCTGCCGGCGACTCGGCATGGCTCACGTGGGCCGGCGCACCGACTGGTACGGCGGCGAGGAGCTGGAGACCTTCGTCCTGCCCGCCCCGACCGACTGA